The Sporosarcina ureae genomic sequence TTATAACAGGAACTTAAAGCTTTTGCAGTTCGTTTTCATCCATTACTTTCCGAACAATGATGAAGATGCGCCCGAAAAGGATTGATTACTTTTTATGCTGTTGCAAAATTGCATCCAAGTCCTTGAATACAAGATTAATGTCCTGTTGGCCATTAATTTTAGTCAGTACACCTTTTTCGCCATAAAAGTCGAGTAAAGGAGCTGTCTGATTCATATTTACTTCCAGACGATTCATGACAGTATCCGGATTATCATCTGCACGCTGGTAAAGTTCGCCACCATCTTTATCACACACATCTTCTACCTCTGGAGGATTGAAGATCAAGTGATACGATGTGCCACACACTTTACAAATACGACGCCCAGATAATCGTGCAACTAATTCTTGCGTATCGACTTCGATGTCCAATACGTACTCAATGCTTTTTCCTAAATCCTTAAGTAAAGCATCTAGTGCTTCAGCTTGAGGTACTGTTCTAGGAAAACCATCAAGAAGAAATCCATTGTCACAATCCGTTTTGCTTAAACGCTCACGCACGATACCAATGGTAACTTCATCAGGAACTAATGCTCCTTGATCCATGAACGATTTCGCTTTAACTCCAAGTTCCGTGCCATCTTTGATGGCAGCACGGAACATA encodes the following:
- a CDS encoding adenylate kinase, whose product is MNIVLMGLPGAGKGTQADKIVEKYGIPHISTGDMFRAAIKDGTELGVKAKSFMDQGALVPDEVTIGIVRERLSKTDCDNGFLLDGFPRTVPQAEALDALLKDLGKSIEYVLDIEVDTQELVARLSGRRICKVCGTSYHLIFNPPEVEDVCDKDGGELYQRADDNPDTVMNRLEVNMNQTAPLLDFYGEKGVLTKINGQQDINLVFKDLDAILQQHKK